A window of the Lolium perenne isolate Kyuss_39 chromosome 7, Kyuss_2.0, whole genome shotgun sequence genome harbors these coding sequences:
- the LOC127323830 gene encoding AT-hook motif nuclear-localized protein 28-like, with protein sequence MDGAKLYTDQPQQLERMPECFSGEVSSRDDGAEETKDASNPPAAATGRDDGGSSIETGKKRARGRPPGSKNRPKQPAEATPVVPEPAAAMRPYILEIPGGGDVSAALAGFARRRGLGVCVLAGTGAVADVSLRHPSAEGGAAIVFRGRHEILSISATYLPPSVSAAAPRALGGLSVALAGPHGQILGGAVAGPLVAATTVMVVAATFTNPSFHRLSADDVDASASVSGSSDAGKLQLEPQGQHQASRLQPHGMSAAAMAAQPVSLYGAQSYSHVARAPAASKPRPPPPYE encoded by the coding sequence ATGGACGGGGCGAAGCTGTACACCGACCAACCGCAGCAGCTGGAGAGGATGCCCGAGTGCTTCTCCGGCGAGGTGAGCAGTCGCGACGACGGCGCGGAGGAAACTAAGGACGCGAGTAACCCACCGGCGGCCGCCACGGGGAGAGACGACGGCGGGTCGAGCATTGAGACGGGGAAGAAGCGGGCGAGGGGGCGTCCGCCGGGTTCCAAGAACAGGCCCAAGCAGCCGGCGGAGGCCACACCGGTGGTGCCGGAACCGGCGGCGGCCATGCGGCCGTACATCCTGGAGATcccaggcggcggcgacgtcagcGCCGCGCTAGCGGGGTTCGCGCGCCGCCGCGGCCTCGGGGTCTGCGTGCTCGCCGGCACGGGCGCGGTCGCCGACGTGTCGCTCCGTCACCCCTCCGCGGAAGGCGGCGCCGCGATCGTCTTCCGCGGCCGGCACGAGATCCTCTCCATATCGGCCACCTACCTCCCTCCTTCCGTGTCCGCGGCGGCGCCCCGCGCCCTCGGAGGCCTATCGGTGGCGCTCGCCGGCCCTCACGGACAGATCCTCGGAGGCGCCGTGGCGGGACCGCTCGTGGCAGCCACCACCGTGATGGTCGTGGCCGCCACGTTCACCAACCCCAGCTTCCACCGCCTCTCCGCGGACGACGTCGACGCGTCAGCTTCCGTCTCCGGGAGCAGTGACGCTGGCAAGCTCCAACTGGAGCCGCAGGGGCAGCATCAGGCGAGCCGGTTGCAGCCGCACGGCATGTctgcggcggcgatggccgctcaGCCCGTGTCCTTATATGGGGCTCAGTCTTACTCTCATGTGGCACGTGCGCCGGCGGCGAGCAAACCACGTCCACCGCCGCCGTATGAATAG